The following coding sequences are from one Romeriopsis navalis LEGE 11480 window:
- the ahcY gene encoding adenosylhomocysteinase, producing the protein MSTSVISKDAATTAAQDYKVADISLAEWGRKEILIAESEMPALMAIRKKYQASQPLAGAKIIGCIHMTIQTAVLIETLIALGAEVRWSSCNIFSTQDHAAAAIAAAGIPVFAWKGETEEEYIWCIEQTCHGTDGELWEANMILDDGGDLTGHIHEKYPVMLNRIHGVTEETTTGVHRLWEMLENGELKIPAINVNDAVTKAKNDNKYGCRHSLNDAIKRATDHLMAGKKALVVGYGDVGKGSAASLRQEGMIVKVSEVDPICAMQACMDGFEVVSPYKNGKNDGTAASINTELLQNTDLLVTTTGNANVCDANMLASIKKGAVVCNIGHFDNEIDTAFMRENWKWEEVKPQVHQVYRSDDSSDFLLLLAEGRLVNLGNATGHPSRIMDGSFANQVLAQIFLYEKKFADLPADQQKAAITVELLPKKLDEEVARYMVEGFGGVMTELTQYQADYIKVAVEGPYKPEAYKY; encoded by the coding sequence ATGAGTACATCTGTAATTTCCAAAGATGCAGCAACTACTGCTGCGCAAGATTATAAAGTAGCTGATATTTCCTTGGCCGAGTGGGGCCGTAAAGAGATCTTGATTGCCGAAAGCGAAATGCCCGCATTGATGGCAATTCGTAAGAAGTACCAAGCGAGCCAGCCCCTCGCCGGTGCAAAAATCATCGGTTGTATCCACATGACGATTCAGACTGCGGTCTTGATCGAAACGTTGATCGCCTTGGGTGCAGAAGTTCGTTGGTCTTCCTGCAACATCTTCTCGACTCAGGACCATGCAGCAGCAGCGATCGCCGCAGCTGGTATTCCTGTCTTCGCTTGGAAAGGTGAGACTGAGGAAGAGTACATCTGGTGTATTGAGCAGACTTGCCACGGGACTGATGGCGAACTGTGGGAAGCCAACATGATCTTGGATGACGGTGGCGACTTGACTGGCCACATCCATGAGAAGTATCCCGTGATGCTGAACCGCATCCATGGTGTCACTGAAGAAACAACTACAGGCGTTCACCGTTTGTGGGAAATGCTGGAGAACGGCGAGCTGAAGATCCCTGCGATCAACGTTAACGACGCTGTAACCAAGGCGAAGAACGACAACAAGTATGGTTGTCGCCACAGCTTGAATGATGCGATTAAGCGTGCCACTGACCACTTGATGGCTGGTAAGAAAGCCCTCGTTGTGGGTTATGGCGATGTCGGTAAGGGATCGGCAGCTTCCTTGCGTCAGGAAGGCATGATCGTTAAGGTCTCCGAGGTTGACCCGATCTGCGCGATGCAGGCTTGCATGGACGGTTTCGAAGTTGTTTCGCCGTACAAGAATGGTAAGAACGACGGCACTGCCGCTTCCATCAACACTGAGTTGCTCCAGAACACTGACTTGCTCGTGACCACGACTGGTAACGCCAATGTCTGTGACGCCAACATGCTCGCCAGCATCAAGAAAGGCGCAGTCGTTTGCAACATCGGTCACTTCGACAACGAAATCGATACGGCATTCATGCGTGAGAACTGGAAGTGGGAAGAAGTGAAGCCCCAGGTTCACCAGGTTTACCGTAGCGACGACTCCAGCGACTTCTTGCTGTTGTTGGCAGAAGGCCGTTTGGTTAACTTGGGTAATGCCACTGGCCACCCTTCCCGCATCATGGATGGTTCCTTCGCGAACCAAGTGTTGGCACAAATCTTCTTGTATGAGAAGAAGTTTGCTGACCTACCGGCTGATCAGCAGAAAGCTGCAATCACGGTTGAGTTGCTACCGAAGAAGTTGGATGAGGAAGTTGCCCGTTACATGGTCGAAGGTTTCGGCGGTGTGATGACTGAGTTGACTCAGTATCAAGCTGACTACATCAAGGTCGCGGTTGAAGGTCCTTATAAGCCTGAGGCTTACAAGTACTAA
- a CDS encoding DUF7219 family protein: MSGTSDFLYPRGSYRGQFNPQHLVFNANLQEFAQRVGYISSLETNGKLSPEESYKQVKALWKQLKKSKKSLGIGQLPPLMDDEAS; encoded by the coding sequence ATGTCAGGAACATCTGATTTTCTTTACCCCCGTGGTTCTTACCGGGGACAATTTAACCCCCAGCATTTAGTATTCAATGCCAATCTGCAAGAGTTCGCGCAGCGCGTTGGCTATATTTCCAGTCTTGAAACGAATGGCAAGCTTTCTCCCGAAGAATCCTACAAACAGGTCAAAGCACTCTGGAAGCAGTTGAAAAAGAGCAAGAAATCGCTCGGTATTGGTCAACTGCCTCCCTTGATGGATGATGAGGCGAGTTAG
- a CDS encoding vWA domain-containing protein, with amino-acid sequence MKQDYTDINIVLDRSGSMQSIKDDTIGGFNAFLAEQKDVPGAATITLAQFDDVYEVVYEALILSQAPELTGKTFVPRGSTALLDAIGRTINTTGARLAAMDEASRPSHVIFVILTDGAENASQEFNAVQINQMIQHQRDTYNWEFVFLGANQDAITTAGRLGIQAGNAMSYAASSVGTRAAFKSVAKNMAKMRVNAAPSMAFEEVDRVAQRDAGVEQNMPDAPPRKVQASLKQKTSRQPRKR; translated from the coding sequence ATGAAGCAAGACTATACAGACATCAATATTGTGCTCGATCGCTCCGGTTCGATGCAGAGTATCAAAGACGATACGATCGGCGGCTTTAACGCGTTTCTGGCCGAACAAAAAGACGTCCCCGGCGCGGCCACGATCACGTTGGCGCAGTTTGATGACGTCTACGAAGTGGTTTATGAAGCCCTTATCCTGAGCCAAGCGCCAGAGTTGACGGGTAAAACCTTTGTGCCCCGTGGTTCGACTGCGCTACTTGACGCGATCGGTCGCACAATTAACACCACTGGGGCTCGCTTAGCGGCAATGGATGAAGCGAGTCGCCCGAGCCATGTCATCTTTGTGATCCTCACCGATGGGGCCGAGAACGCCAGCCAGGAGTTTAACGCCGTCCAGATTAACCAAATGATTCAGCATCAGCGGGACACTTATAACTGGGAATTTGTGTTCCTCGGTGCGAATCAAGATGCAATTACCACGGCCGGTCGACTGGGGATTCAAGCGGGGAATGCAATGAGTTATGCTGCTAGCTCCGTGGGTACCCGCGCGGCCTTCAAGTCGGTTGCCAAGAACATGGCCAAGATGCGGGTGAATGCCGCACCTTCGATGGCATTTGAGGAAGTTGATCGGGTGGCCCAGCGCGATGCTGGTGTGGAGCAAAACATGCCAGATGCGCCACCGCGTAAAGTGCAGGCTTCGCTGAAGCAAAAAACATCGCGTCAGCCTCGAAAGCGATAA
- a CDS encoding DUF3067 family protein, producing MILNFLAGSMTGRELRQLLIDKWGFSYDIQLRKVKGKIFVQVMWRYLEQASFTLSEEDYIAHLNSVLSHLESWGAVNQVTEFVAKTKEKPRTGKAVSIPIALGERASEWILDF from the coding sequence ATGATCCTTAACTTTTTAGCAGGCTCCATGACCGGACGCGAACTACGCCAACTTCTGATCGATAAGTGGGGGTTTTCCTACGATATTCAGCTGCGAAAAGTTAAAGGTAAAATTTTTGTTCAGGTGATGTGGCGATATTTAGAGCAGGCATCTTTCACGCTGTCCGAGGAAGATTACATCGCTCACCTCAACTCCGTACTGAGCCACCTCGAATCCTGGGGGGCCGTCAACCAAGTCACAGAATTTGTGGCCAAGACCAAGGAGAAGCCGCGCACCGGCAAGGCGGTCAGCATTCCGATCGCCCTCGGTGAAAGAGCTTCCGAATGGATTCTTGATTTTTAG
- the petC gene encoding cytochrome b6-f complex iron-sulfur subunit yields the protein MTQLSSSSDVPSMGRRQFMNLLTFGTVGGVAAGALYPVIKYFIPPSAGGAGGGVVAKDALGNDIVVSEYVKTHLAGDRSLSQGLKGDPTYLVVKEDLSIESYGINAICTHLGCVVPWNPAENKFMCPCHGSQYDSTGKVVRGPAPLSLALAHAEVTDDKVSLTPWTEEDFRTGEDPWWA from the coding sequence ATGACTCAGCTATCTAGCTCTTCTGATGTCCCCAGCATGGGGCGTCGCCAATTTATGAACTTGCTGACCTTCGGAACGGTCGGTGGTGTGGCTGCTGGTGCTTTATATCCAGTAATCAAATACTTTATTCCTCCTTCGGCCGGTGGTGCTGGTGGTGGTGTGGTTGCCAAGGATGCGCTTGGGAATGACATCGTAGTCAGCGAGTACGTGAAGACTCACCTGGCGGGCGATCGCTCATTGTCTCAGGGACTTAAAGGCGATCCAACCTACTTGGTTGTGAAGGAAGATCTGTCGATCGAAAGCTACGGCATCAACGCCATTTGCACCCACCTGGGTTGTGTTGTGCCTTGGAACCCGGCTGAGAATAAGTTCATGTGTCCTTGCCACGGCTCCCAGTATGATTCGACTGGTAAAGTTGTGCGCGGTCCGGCGCCGTTATCCTTGGCCTTGGCCCATGCAGAGGTGACAGACGATAAGGTGTCCCTCACGCCTTGGACTGAAGAAGACTTCCGCACCGGCGAAGATCCTTGGTGGGCATAA